A genomic region of Methanobrevibacter boviskoreani JH1 contains the following coding sequences:
- a CDS encoding U32 family peptidase, translated as MKIPELLAPVGNMNHLKLAVYNGASSIYLSGKEFGARKYAENFSLGEIEEASKFAHLYNVKVYVTVNILIKEKEIPEVIDYIIRLYEIGIDGLLIQDVGLIRIVHEIIPNLPIHASTQLNIHNLEDVDWAKEMGIKRIVLPRELKLKEAKEITKYAHQNGIEVEMFLHGALCYSYSGHCLLSSYIGGRSGNRGRCAQPCRLKYSLCCENGNSLDENFLIESKRKYYLSPKDLSLYDDLERILFVDSLKIEGRMRNEEYVSVVVNTYRQALNKLRHNKHLPHNEELSLVFNRKFTRGHLLDNPNRIMNYKKPSNNGLFIGNVVDFNGKNTIKVELSSKTIPEKGDGILIEGKPLENSQRDTYGFELSIDPKFEDDFLVLKTIRENKNINIKIDNNSKVYISKRKAIKDETKQGLNGENHSYKKSVLDIDFKVNKNRYPIIKGHLKLGNGKTVELKYKGKNQWEEAINKPVDSKKIRENFNKTDNLPFYIKHVNVNYTDNLFTPMSNLNKLRRDFYQKLTEEIEESYIPKDLDKVKSNYKEYKNNYFKNRYSKTEKNCENKNLSIYINSLDALKEINKNPIFKRVYLEIPPNEMNILSENYKEKFNINYCVNFIKKAYELSLDKDYNLVWMWPKVCCRDTINGLFKTLGILHKLDIYTDIMASNYRLAEILKNYNINVYGSQGLNLYNHETANSLNNFDILTISTELSKEDIKDLRSNSDTDKLEIVIGGILEAMITRKPIMSKKDIKNIRKELNIKISKDTDLNISIKDKNNHYYPVKGTITEDLYILYYERLSLIKELDYLNNIGMSNYAIDLRWESAENVNKISEIFRNALESLKNLDDLNQDLINNFWYNATQLNFNRQLQ; from the coding sequence ATGAAAATACCAGAATTACTTGCTCCAGTTGGAAACATGAATCATCTTAAACTTGCAGTATACAATGGTGCAAGTTCTATTTATTTAAGCGGTAAAGAATTCGGTGCCAGGAAATATGCGGAAAATTTTAGTCTGGGGGAGATCGAGGAAGCTAGTAAGTTTGCACATCTTTACAATGTCAAGGTTTATGTAACTGTTAATATTCTTATTAAGGAAAAGGAAATCCCTGAGGTAATAGACTATATTATTAGATTATATGAAATTGGCATAGACGGACTTCTTATACAGGATGTAGGTCTTATTAGAATCGTACATGAAATAATCCCCAACCTCCCCATTCATGCATCAACACAATTAAATATACATAATCTTGAGGATGTTGACTGGGCAAAAGAAATGGGAATTAAAAGAATAGTATTACCCCGTGAATTAAAACTTAAAGAGGCTAAAGAAATAACAAAATATGCTCATCAAAATGGTATTGAAGTTGAAATGTTTCTACATGGAGCATTATGTTATTCCTATTCAGGACATTGTCTTTTATCATCATATATTGGGGGCAGAAGCGGAAATAGAGGAAGATGTGCCCAACCTTGTAGATTAAAATATAGTTTATGTTGTGAAAATGGCAATAGTTTAGATGAAAATTTCCTCATAGAAAGCAAAAGAAAATACTATTTATCTCCAAAAGACCTTTCATTATATGACGATTTAGAGAGAATTCTTTTTGTAGATTCATTGAAAATTGAAGGAAGAATGAGAAACGAGGAATATGTTTCAGTTGTAGTTAATACATATAGACAAGCACTTAATAAATTAAGACATAATAAACATTTACCTCATAACGAGGAGTTAAGTCTTGTTTTTAATCGTAAATTCACACGTGGCCATTTACTCGATAATCCAAATAGAATAATGAACTATAAAAAACCATCCAATAATGGACTTTTTATTGGAAATGTAGTTGATTTTAATGGTAAGAATACAATCAAAGTAGAATTGTCCAGCAAAACCATTCCTGAAAAAGGTGATGGAATATTAATTGAGGGAAAACCTTTAGAAAATAGCCAAAGGGATACATATGGATTTGAACTTTCAATCGATCCCAAGTTTGAAGACGATTTTCTTGTTCTAAAGACAATCAGAGAAAATAAAAACATAAATATTAAAATCGATAATAACTCCAAGGTTTATATTTCAAAAAGAAAAGCAATCAAGGATGAGACCAAACAAGGATTAAATGGTGAAAACCATAGTTATAAAAAATCAGTACTTGATATCGACTTTAAAGTAAATAAAAATAGATATCCAATTATTAAAGGACACCTTAAATTAGGAAATGGAAAGACAGTTGAACTAAAATACAAGGGCAAAAATCAATGGGAGGAAGCTATAAATAAACCTGTAGATTCTAAAAAAATCAGAGAAAACTTCAATAAAACCGACAATTTACCATTTTATATAAAACATGTTAATGTTAATTATACGGACAATCTTTTTACCCCTATGAGTAATTTAAATAAGCTTAGAAGGGATTTTTACCAGAAATTAACCGAAGAGATAGAGGAATCATATATTCCAAAAGACCTAGATAAAGTTAAGTCAAACTATAAAGAGTATAAAAATAATTACTTTAAGAATAGATATAGTAAAACAGAGAAAAATTGCGAAAACAAGAATTTGTCCATTTATATTAATTCATTAGATGCATTAAAAGAGATCAATAAAAACCCAATATTTAAAAGGGTTTATCTAGAGATTCCTCCAAATGAAATGAATATTTTATCTGAAAATTATAAAGAGAAATTTAATATAAACTATTGCGTTAATTTCATTAAAAAAGCATATGAGTTAAGTTTGGATAAGGATTATAACCTTGTATGGATGTGGCCCAAAGTATGTTGTAGAGACACAATAAACGGTTTATTTAAAACACTTGGAATATTACATAAACTAGACATTTATACAGACATTATGGCCTCCAACTATAGATTAGCAGAAATATTAAAGAATTATAACATTAACGTATATGGTTCTCAGGGATTAAATCTTTACAATCATGAAACAGCCAATAGCTTAAATAATTTTGACATACTTACAATATCTACAGAACTTTCAAAAGAGGATATTAAAGATCTACGTTCAAACTCAGATACCGATAAACTGGAAATTGTTATCGGCGGTATTCTGGAGGCAATGATTACAAGAAAGCCAATAATGTCTAAAAAAGATATTAAAAACATTAGAAAAGAATTAAACATTAAAATTTCCAAAGACACCGATTTGAATATCTCAATTAAAGACAAAAACAACCATTACTACCCAGTTAAAGGTACAATTACCGAAGATTTATACATATTATATTATGAAAGATTATCATTAATTAAAGAGCTAGACTATTTAAATAACATTGGCATGTCCAATTATGCCATTGATTTAAGATGGGAAAGTGCAGAAAATGTTAATAAAATCAGCGAAATATTTAGAAATGCACTAGAATCTCTTAAAAATCTAGATGACTTAAATCAGGACTTAATTAATAATTTTTGGTATAATGCAACCCAATTAAATTTTAACAGACAACTACAATAA
- a CDS encoding U32 family peptidase: protein MNLKELLAPAGSYDIFVIAINAGADAVYLSGHRYGARAFAENFTSEELEQAVRYAHLNGATVHVTVNTLMNNSEVISVLKYLHYLYRIGVDAVIIQDLGIVNLAHGFIPNLEIHASTQMTIRDYESIKWAYKQGMSRVILPREMSVNEISRISKRLKEDKIPMELEVFGHGSLCYCLSGKCYISSFNNGRSANRGACTQPCRNQYRLRYHNHTISNGCLISTHDLATYSNLKEISDAGVCSVKIEGRLKSADYVGTIVHSYRNMLDILKKHEENEKLGINKEITIDGKTEEEIVKELKYDLDLAFNRYYTNGYISNDSPGDVMGRESSYHQGIYIGVITNIDGELITIDTSKKQHPVTLQNGDGIGFKYRGKIKGIYIDNIIKQTDNEIQLNTTRDVRIGTEVYLSYSKEAHDKLKKYTKEQIKPSYPMTLDLKIDENRHISGRITFEVKDDSVQYDYTSEYSLEDAIKKPIDEEQIIKQMSKTGGTPFYIKDITVEEIKDSLFIPTSKLNQIRREILDKGSELLLDYYIPDKDEVKDIKKSIKKYGKEYKNRGKFLEATESNYEKNYNKYIGLNVYVDNLNLLREVCKHPIIRVYYDANFNYKDPKDFFNNVSKELEKAYEIANGVELVWVLSSFISEKDIEKSNKIINSLKRKGVSINVMCDAPGLADVFDCKVYGHHNLNVWNSYTVDTLIDSGFDGLTISNELSKDEIKELTLREENKEFPLELLVHGNLELMTSKDDFSKLNEGKNLELNDNKDYVTLEDKRRKLKIKIRFDYNRFSHFFNNNCLCLIDEIDTIKNIGVTNIVLDCRFSSEKYVSQIISLYTQGINGETDGESLKQTISNISQSPLDNGNFIDGRRLEDKNY, encoded by the coding sequence ATGAATCTTAAAGAATTACTTGCACCTGCAGGATCATATGACATATTCGTAATTGCCATAAATGCAGGAGCTGATGCGGTTTATTTATCTGGACATCGTTATGGGGCAAGAGCATTTGCCGAAAACTTTACCTCTGAGGAATTAGAGCAAGCTGTTAGATATGCTCACTTAAATGGTGCCACAGTACATGTTACTGTAAATACATTAATGAATAACTCAGAGGTTATATCTGTTTTAAAATATCTTCACTATCTTTATAGAATTGGTGTTGATGCTGTTATTATACAGGATTTGGGAATTGTAAATCTAGCCCATGGATTCATTCCAAATCTTGAAATTCACGCATCCACCCAGATGACCATTAGAGATTATGAAAGTATTAAATGGGCCTATAAACAGGGTATGTCACGTGTAATATTACCTCGTGAGATGAGTGTTAATGAAATATCCAGAATTTCAAAAAGATTAAAAGAAGATAAGATACCTATGGAACTTGAAGTCTTTGGTCATGGTTCTTTATGTTACTGTTTAAGTGGAAAATGTTACATATCTTCATTTAACAATGGCAGAAGTGCCAATCGAGGTGCATGTACCCAACCTTGCCGTAATCAATATAGGCTCAGATATCATAACCATACAATAAGTAATGGCTGTTTAATCTCAACACATGATCTTGCAACTTACAGCAATCTTAAGGAAATTTCCGATGCAGGTGTTTGTTCTGTAAAAATTGAAGGTAGACTTAAGTCTGCAGATTATGTAGGTACAATCGTCCATTCATATCGTAATATGCTAGATATCCTTAAAAAACATGAAGAAAATGAGAAATTAGGAATCAATAAAGAAATTACAATAGATGGTAAAACCGAAGAGGAAATCGTAAAGGAATTAAAATATGATTTAGATTTAGCCTTTAACAGATATTACACAAATGGATATATTTCAAATGATTCCCCAGGAGATGTGATGGGAAGGGAAAGTTCATATCACCAGGGAATCTATATAGGAGTGATTACCAATATTGACGGAGAACTTATCACCATTGATACAAGCAAGAAACAACATCCAGTTACACTTCAGAATGGTGACGGAATAGGATTTAAATATAGGGGAAAGATCAAAGGTATTTACATCGACAACATAATAAAACAGACAGACAACGAAATTCAATTGAATACTACAAGGGATGTTCGCATTGGAACTGAAGTTTACCTAAGTTATTCCAAGGAGGCCCATGATAAACTTAAGAAATATACAAAAGAACAAATCAAACCAAGCTATCCAATGACTTTAGATTTAAAAATTGATGAAAACAGACATATAAGCGGAAGGATTACATTTGAAGTTAAAGATGACTCTGTCCAATACGATTATACCTCAGAGTATTCCCTTGAAGATGCTATTAAAAAACCAATTGATGAGGAACAGATTATAAAACAAATGTCAAAAACTGGAGGTACTCCTTTTTATATTAAGGACATAACTGTTGAAGAAATTAAAGATAGTTTATTCATTCCAACCAGTAAACTAAATCAAATCAGAAGAGAAATCCTAGATAAAGGTTCCGAGCTTCTTCTTGATTATTATATACCTGATAAGGATGAGGTTAAGGATATTAAAAAATCAATTAAAAAGTATGGAAAAGAGTATAAAAACAGGGGTAAATTCCTAGAAGCCACAGAATCCAATTATGAGAAAAACTATAACAAATACATTGGTTTAAATGTTTATGTGGATAATTTAAATCTTCTAAGGGAGGTTTGTAAACACCCAATCATTAGAGTCTATTATGACGCTAACTTCAACTATAAAGATCCGAAAGACTTCTTCAATAATGTTTCAAAAGAACTGGAAAAGGCATATGAAATAGCCAATGGAGTAGAGCTTGTTTGGGTTTTATCCTCATTCATCTCAGAAAAGGACATTGAAAAATCCAATAAGATCATCAATAGTCTTAAAAGAAAAGGGGTTTCTATTAATGTAATGTGTGATGCTCCAGGACTTGCAGATGTATTCGACTGTAAGGTTTATGGTCACCACAATCTCAATGTTTGGAATAGTTATACTGTTGATACATTGATTGATAGTGGATTTGACGGTCTTACAATCTCCAATGAATTATCAAAAGATGAAATTAAAGAATTGACATTAAGAGAGGAAAATAAAGAATTCCCACTTGAGTTACTTGTACATGGAAACCTTGAGCTTATGACAAGTAAAGATGATTTTTCCAAATTAAATGAAGGAAAAAACCTTGAATTGAATGACAACAAAGATTATGTGACATTAGAAGATAAAAGACGTAAGCTTAAAATCAAAATTAGATTTGACTACAATCGATTTAGTCATTTCTTCAATAATAACTGTCTTTGTTTAATTGATGAGATAGACACCATAAAGAATATTGGTGTTACAAACATTGTACTTGATTGCAGATTTTCAAGTGAGAAATATGTATCTCAGATTATTTCATTATATACCCAGGGTATTAATGGAGAGACAGATGGAGAATCTCTTAAGCAAACCATTTCCAATATTTCCCAGTCCCCGTTAGATAATGGTAATTTCATTGACGGAAGAAGATTAGAAGATAAGAATTATTAG
- the tmk gene encoding dTMP kinase, with protein MYIVFEGIDGAGKTTQIELLKDWLVNNGFQVETVVEPTDSDIGKLIRKLLQDENATSEYMQKTLGLLFAADRTLLMNDIESFQKENKVVISDRSFYSSLVYQEPADWIEEINKFAKIPDMVILLDLDLKTSVSRTEGKDEFENEEFLSSVKDKYLELADKHDNFTVIDGNSGPKMVAHNIKIKVAPLLGICKDCITD; from the coding sequence ATGTATATTGTATTTGAGGGAATTGATGGTGCAGGTAAAACTACACAAATAGAACTATTAAAAGATTGGTTAGTTAATAATGGTTTTCAGGTAGAAACTGTAGTGGAACCTACAGATAGTGATATTGGTAAACTTATAAGAAAATTATTACAAGATGAGAATGCCACTTCAGAATATATGCAAAAAACATTGGGTCTACTTTTTGCAGCAGATAGGACATTGCTTATGAATGATATTGAAAGTTTTCAAAAAGAAAATAAGGTGGTCATTAGTGATAGATCTTTTTATTCTAGTTTAGTATATCAGGAACCTGCAGATTGGATTGAAGAGATAAATAAATTTGCTAAAATTCCGGATATGGTGATATTACTTGATTTGGATTTGAAAACCTCAGTATCTAGAACAGAAGGTAAGGATGAATTTGAAAATGAAGAGTTTTTATCATCTGTTAAAGATAAATATCTGGAACTTGCAGATAAACATGATAATTTTACAGTAATCGACGGAAATAGTGGTCCTAAGATGGTTGCACATAATATTAAAATTAAAGTTGCACCATTACTTGGAATATGTAAGGATTGTATAACTGATTAA
- the xseB gene encoding exodeoxyribonuclease VII small subunit has product MENNNLEDYYKQKNIEDNSFEENIKELEDIVNRLESGDIPLDDAIKEFNKAMTLVKSCDEKLKEAKDSISKIVKENGEIIDFNLDENTE; this is encoded by the coding sequence ATGGAAAACAACAACTTAGAAGATTATTATAAACAAAAAAACATTGAAGACAATAGTTTTGAAGAGAATATTAAAGAATTAGAGGATATTGTAAATAGGTTAGAAAGTGGAGACATACCACTTGATGATGCCATAAAAGAGTTCAATAAAGCAATGACCTTAGTTAAATCCTGTGATGAAAAGTTAAAAGAGGCCAAAGATTCCATATCCAAAATTGTAAAAGAAAATGGAGAAATTATTGATTTTAATTTAGATGAAAATACCGAATAA
- the xseA gene encoding exodeoxyribonuclease VII large subunit, whose product MDDKYITVSQLNKYVKNLLDEDQDLKKVYLRGEISNFKQYSSGHCYFTLKDKKSSINAVMFKSYANFLKFKVEDGMQVLIRGTVSLYPERGKYQIYVKRMQVDGKGDLLVAYEQLKRKLSSEGLFDEDNKKPIPRFPRRIGVITSPTGAAIKDIITTIKRRWPYTEIILFPSLVQGELAGRNIVKQIRKSQKYNLDTLIIGRGGGSIEDLWPFNEEIVARAISYCNIPTVSAVGHERDYTIADFVSDLRAPTPTAAGELVVPDKESIKSKIDYLHSRAFKNIENKINNHQKELENIKSKGLFTNPEEIYELKELDLDNLKSRLEYSANNLIKYKEQDINSIKNSYLLKNPYSMVNKKYDKYSNISYKLKVESESIINKKENRLNRLKNAYPIKNPNYILDKNFNKYIELFEKLELLNPLNTLKRGYTLVKHDGKYIKSSKNLKSGDTIEVEFNDGNINTKVI is encoded by the coding sequence ATGGACGATAAATACATAACAGTCTCCCAACTAAACAAATATGTAAAAAATTTACTTGATGAAGATCAGGACTTAAAAAAGGTATATTTAAGAGGAGAAATCTCTAATTTTAAACAATACTCAAGTGGACATTGTTACTTCACTTTAAAGGATAAAAAAAGTTCCATTAATGCGGTTATGTTTAAGTCCTATGCTAATTTTCTTAAATTTAAAGTTGAAGATGGTATGCAGGTATTAATCAGAGGAACAGTTAGCCTATATCCTGAACGTGGTAAATACCAGATATATGTTAAAAGAATGCAAGTTGATGGAAAGGGAGATTTACTTGTAGCATATGAACAATTAAAGAGGAAATTATCCTCCGAAGGTTTATTTGATGAGGACAATAAAAAACCGATACCAAGGTTTCCGAGGAGAATTGGAGTTATAACCTCACCTACTGGTGCTGCAATTAAAGATATTATTACCACCATTAAAAGAAGATGGCCATATACAGAAATCATATTATTTCCGTCATTGGTCCAGGGAGAACTTGCAGGTAGAAACATAGTAAAACAAATAAGGAAAAGCCAGAAATATAACCTTGATACTTTAATTATCGGAAGAGGTGGAGGAAGTATTGAAGATTTATGGCCATTTAATGAGGAGATTGTTGCAAGGGCGATTTCCTATTGTAACATCCCCACAGTAAGTGCAGTAGGTCATGAAAGGGATTATACCATAGCCGATTTCGTTTCTGATTTAAGAGCCCCTACACCAACTGCTGCAGGAGAATTAGTTGTACCTGATAAAGAAAGCATTAAGTCAAAAATTGATTACCTGCATTCTAGGGCTTTTAAAAATATTGAAAATAAGATAAATAATCATCAAAAAGAATTAGAAAATATTAAATCCAAAGGTTTATTTACAAATCCTGAGGAAATATACGAACTTAAGGAATTGGATTTGGATAATTTAAAAAGCAGATTAGAATACAGTGCTAACAATTTAATAAAATATAAAGAACAGGACATAAACAGCATTAAAAATTCTTATCTTTTAAAAAACCCCTATTCCATGGTGAATAAAAAATATGACAAATACTCAAATATAAGCTATAAATTGAAGGTTGAATCAGAATCAATTATTAACAAAAAAGAGAACCGATTAAATAGATTAAAGAATGCCTACCCCATTAAGAATCCGAATTATATTCTAGATAAAAATTTTAATAAATATATTGAATTATTCGAGAAACTAGAATTATTAAACCCGTTAAATACATTAAAAAGGGGTTATACATTAGTAAAACACGATGGAAAATATATCAAATCATCAAAGAATCTTAAAAGTGGGGACACGATAGAAGTAGAATTCAACGATGGAAATATTAATACCAAAGTAATATAA
- a CDS encoding tyrosine--tRNA ligase: MNNEEKIELIKKGTVEVIEEEELKEILSKENPIAYTGYEPSGKIHLGHAITIMKLKQLQSIGFKIKILLADYHAFLNGKGTVEEIAKTAEYNKKCFQALGLNEDTEYILGSSFETESEYTNIVYQLATLTTLKRARRSMDMVSRDDDNPKVASTIYPLMQTADMVSLKTDIALGGLEQRKIQMLAREELPKLGLKPPVCIHTPLLHGLDGADKMSSSKGNFIAVDDSEETIKDKINKSYCPKGEVEGNPMIEIAEHFVYPYQETLLIERPEKFGGNLELTKEELIKIYGEGNLHPMDLKNGISNYMIEFLRPAREFMEKN, from the coding sequence ATGAATAACGAAGAAAAGATCGAATTAATAAAAAAAGGAACTGTAGAAGTAATTGAAGAAGAAGAATTAAAAGAGATACTATCTAAAGAAAACCCAATAGCTTATACAGGATATGAACCTTCCGGTAAGATTCATTTAGGACATGCAATTACCATAATGAAATTAAAACAATTACAATCAATTGGATTTAAAATTAAGATTTTACTTGCAGATTATCATGCATTCTTAAATGGTAAGGGAACCGTTGAGGAAATAGCTAAAACTGCAGAATATAATAAAAAATGTTTCCAAGCTTTAGGTCTTAATGAGGATACAGAATATATATTAGGATCCAGTTTTGAAACAGAATCTGAATATACCAATATTGTTTACCAATTAGCTACTTTAACTACCTTAAAAAGAGCAAGAAGAAGTATGGATATGGTAAGCAGGGATGATGATAACCCTAAAGTAGCGAGTACAATTTATCCATTAATGCAGACTGCAGATATGGTTTCCCTTAAAACAGATATTGCCTTAGGTGGACTTGAACAAAGAAAGATTCAAATGTTAGCAAGGGAAGAATTACCAAAATTAGGTTTGAAACCACCAGTCTGTATCCACACCCCATTACTACATGGTCTTGATGGAGCAGATAAGATGTCTTCAAGTAAAGGTAATTTTATTGCAGTGGATGATTCCGAGGAAACAATTAAAGATAAAATCAATAAAAGTTACTGTCCAAAAGGTGAAGTCGAAGGCAATCCAATGATTGAAATAGCTGAGCATTTCGTATATCCTTACCAGGAAACATTGCTTATTGAAAGACCTGAGAAATTTGGTGGAAACCTTGAATTAACTAAAGAAGAGTTAATTAAAATATATGGTGAAGGTAACTTACATCCAATGGACTTAAAAAATGGAATCAGTAATTATATGATTGAATTTTTAAGACCAGCAAGAGAATTTATGGAAAAAAATTAA
- a CDS encoding 60S ribosomal export protein NMD3, whose translation MFCPECGSSDKEMIGNICIDCFLKNYQFLKIPENIKITVCKHCNAKYYQGKWIDEDIPEEEIIYRTLEDNIEIDDMIEDEIIDLEIVQMRGTIAECTIDAIGEFKGRELREHYNTNVQIKNSTCPTCSKRNSGYYEIVIQLRADERELKPEEIQKADEIIYNVLNKQFKKDKLAYLHERAVLKEGIDYYIGSYKSGKKVLNGLKNHFGGTSKESPRLISEDKSTGKRLYRIWVSLRLPKFQIGDIIEFEDKIGQIIDINADKTLASNIKTCEKFSFSWAKYDNVKVIEKREDIQKTSVISKSPSNLEILNPDDYSAYDIDMLEEYRDFNIGDEIEVVKVDEIFYPLLTIKKKLN comes from the coding sequence ATGTTTTGTCCAGAATGTGGTAGTTCTGATAAAGAGATGATTGGTAATATTTGTATTGACTGTTTTTTAAAAAATTATCAATTCTTAAAAATACCTGAAAACATTAAGATTACAGTATGTAAACATTGTAATGCTAAATATTATCAAGGAAAATGGATTGATGAGGATATTCCTGAAGAGGAAATAATTTACCGTACACTTGAAGATAACATCGAAATCGATGACATGATTGAAGATGAAATCATCGATCTTGAAATCGTTCAGATGAGAGGAACAATAGCCGAGTGTACCATTGATGCAATAGGTGAATTTAAAGGAAGGGAATTAAGAGAACATTATAATACTAATGTGCAAATCAAAAATTCAACATGTCCCACCTGTTCTAAAAGAAATTCAGGATATTATGAAATAGTAATACAACTAAGAGCCGATGAAAGAGAACTTAAACCGGAAGAAATTCAGAAAGCCGATGAAATAATATATAACGTTTTAAATAAACAGTTTAAAAAAGATAAATTAGCGTATCTTCATGAAAGGGCCGTTTTAAAAGAGGGTATCGATTATTATATTGGATCATATAAATCTGGTAAGAAAGTGTTAAATGGTCTTAAAAATCACTTTGGTGGAACAAGTAAGGAATCTCCACGGCTTATCTCAGAGGACAAATCTACTGGAAAGAGATTATATAGAATTTGGGTATCTTTAAGACTTCCTAAATTTCAAATAGGTGACATTATTGAATTTGAAGATAAAATAGGCCAAATTATTGATATTAATGCAGATAAAACCCTTGCATCCAATATTAAAACCTGTGAAAAATTCTCATTTTCATGGGCGAAATATGACAATGTTAAAGTTATTGAAAAGAGAGAAGATATTCAAAAAACCTCAGTAATATCAAAATCCCCAAGTAATCTTGAGATATTAAATCCTGACGATTACTCTGCATATGATATTGATATGCTTGAAGAATATAGAGATTTTAATATTGGGGATGAAATAGAAGTCGTCAAGGTAGATGAAATATTTTACCCATTACTTACAATTAAAAAAAAATTAAACTAA
- a CDS encoding translation initiation factor IF-2 subunit beta translates to MEDKEYEKLLNRAIDELPPEVFETKRFKIPRAYSDIQGNRTFIKNFKDVAEKLNRDPQHLLKYLLRELGTAGNLEGGRAILQGKFTHYLINERIEDYVDKYVICHECNRPDTIIVREDRIFLLKCLACGARAPVKPL, encoded by the coding sequence ATGGAAGATAAAGAATATGAAAAATTATTAAATAGAGCAATTGACGAATTACCTCCAGAAGTATTCGAAACAAAAAGGTTTAAAATACCAAGAGCTTACTCTGATATTCAAGGAAACAGAACTTTTATTAAAAACTTTAAAGATGTTGCAGAAAAATTAAATAGAGATCCACAACATCTATTAAAATATTTATTAAGAGAATTAGGTACTGCGGGAAACCTTGAAGGAGGAAGAGCAATCCTACAAGGTAAATTCACTCATTATTTAATTAATGAAAGAATTGAAGATTATGTTGACAAATATGTTATCTGCCATGAATGTAATAGGCCAGATACTATTATTGTAAGGGAAGACAGAATCTTCTTACTTAAATGTTTAGCTTGTGGTGCTAGAGCTCCAGTTAAACCATTATAA
- the hxlB gene encoding 6-phospho-3-hexuloisomerase, protein MEMMKKSINAILANINTATKYLDEDTIEEFLNGILNANNVFLMGAGRSGLVARAFAMRLMHLGISTYVIGETITPAINEGDCLIAVSGSGETESIVAAVKKTIERKAFVMSLTSNEDSSIAKCSKTHIYIKGRNKEDIDKESESEDYTNRQIEGNYTFFTPLGTAFEITSLVFLDGLITELMGKMGKTEADLKARHAKLE, encoded by the coding sequence ATGGAAATGATGAAGAAATCAATTAATGCGATTTTAGCTAACATTAATACTGCAACAAAATATTTAGATGAAGATACAATTGAAGAGTTTTTAAATGGAATTTTAAATGCCAATAACGTCTTTTTAATGGGTGCTGGAAGAAGTGGTCTTGTTGCAAGGGCATTTGCAATGAGGTTGATGCACCTTGGAATCAGTACATATGTTATAGGTGAGACAATTACCCCTGCAATTAATGAAGGGGATTGTTTAATTGCAGTTTCAGGTTCAGGTGAAACAGAATCAATTGTTGCTGCAGTAAAGAAGACAATTGAAAGAAAAGCATTTGTAATGTCTTTGACCTCAAATGAAGATTCCAGTATAGCAAAATGTTCTAAAACCCATATTTATATTAAAGGAAGAAATAAAGAAGATATTGATAAAGAATCAGAAAGTGAAGATTATACCAATAGACAGATTGAAGGAAATTATACTTTCTTTACACCATTAGGTACTGCTTTTGAAATAACATCCCTTGTTTTCTTAGACGGACTTATAACAGAACTTATGGGTAAAATGGGTAAAACCGAAGCAGATCTTAAAGCAAGACATGCAAAACTAGAATAA